A genomic region of Streptococcus suis contains the following coding sequences:
- a CDS encoding phosphomannomutase/phosphoglucomutase gives MSHHHVLQNGSDIRGIAIATDEYAVNLTPQATKEVVRGLIHWLTQKPELAQAYQKGQLTIGIGRDSRLSGPDLVSAFTEEAVRLGVQLIDFGMATTPALFMSTQYPQFKCHAGVMITASHLPYYFNGIKIFSENGGAEHEDIDFILSHSEDLPASSLGSVTSADLITPYAQDLVGKIRTACGGQEKPLIGLNIIVDAGNGAGGFFAEKVLAELGADTTGSQFLDPDGNFPNHVPNPDNKEAMESIRQAVLKQGADLGIIFDTDVDRAALVTKSGEILNRNNLIAVLSQIVLAEHPGTSIVTNSPTTEHLKVFIESLGGKQIRYISGYRNVINRAILANQEGVDCQLAIETSGHAAFKENYFLDDGTYVAAKILMLLPKLQAEGKSLDDLIAQLKQPLETQEVRFKLEAADYRALGEQVIADLRQTSLEGFAFNPENEEGVRFDLTGPYGDGWLLLRMSLHEPLLVLQVENDQIGYIPAVLRTLSAFLDQYPAVNQKKLKELI, from the coding sequence ATGTCCCACCATCACGTACTACAAAACGGATCGGATATCCGCGGGATTGCTATCGCTACAGACGAATATGCTGTCAATCTCACACCACAAGCCACCAAGGAAGTGGTTCGCGGACTGATTCATTGGCTAACTCAGAAGCCAGAACTGGCGCAGGCCTATCAAAAAGGGCAGTTGACCATCGGTATCGGTCGAGATAGCCGCCTCAGCGGTCCAGATTTGGTTTCAGCCTTTACAGAAGAAGCCGTTCGTCTGGGGGTTCAGCTGATTGACTTTGGCATGGCCACCACGCCAGCCCTCTTCATGAGCACCCAGTATCCGCAGTTCAAGTGCCACGCTGGTGTCATGATTACCGCCAGCCACCTGCCTTATTACTTCAACGGCATTAAGATTTTTTCGGAAAATGGCGGAGCGGAGCACGAAGATATTGACTTCATCCTCTCGCATAGTGAAGACTTGCCAGCTTCTTCCCTTGGAAGTGTTACCAGTGCAGACCTGATTACGCCTTATGCCCAAGACTTGGTTGGTAAAATTCGTACCGCCTGTGGTGGGCAAGAAAAACCACTGATAGGTCTTAATATTATCGTCGATGCTGGAAATGGTGCAGGCGGATTTTTTGCTGAGAAAGTTTTAGCAGAATTGGGAGCAGATACCACAGGCTCACAATTCCTAGATCCCGACGGAAACTTTCCAAACCATGTTCCAAACCCAGATAACAAGGAAGCGATGGAAAGCATTCGCCAGGCCGTCTTGAAGCAAGGGGCAGATCTAGGCATTATCTTTGATACCGACGTTGACCGTGCCGCCCTGGTCACCAAGTCAGGAGAAATTCTCAATCGCAACAACCTGATTGCCGTTCTCAGCCAGATTGTCCTAGCTGAACATCCAGGAACCAGCATTGTGACCAATTCCCCAACAACTGAACACCTTAAAGTCTTTATAGAAAGCCTGGGCGGCAAACAAATTCGCTATATTTCAGGCTATCGCAACGTGATTAACCGTGCTATTTTAGCAAACCAAGAGGGAGTTGATTGCCAGTTGGCTATCGAAACCTCTGGACACGCTGCCTTTAAGGAAAATTACTTTCTGGATGACGGAACCTATGTGGCGGCTAAGATTCTCATGCTCTTACCAAAACTGCAAGCGGAAGGCAAGTCCTTGGACGACTTGATTGCCCAGCTTAAACAACCGCTTGAAACCCAAGAAGTGCGTTTCAAACTAGAAGCGGCAGACTATCGAGCACTGGGTGAACAGGTCATTGCTGACCTCCGCCAAACCAGTCTCGAAGGCTTTGCTTTTAACCCAGAGAACGAAGAAGGAGTGCGGTTTGACCTGACCGGGCCTTATGGTGATGGCTGGCTCTTGCTCCGAATGAGCCTCCACGAGCCACTCTTGGTCTTGCAGGTGGAGAATGACCAGATAGGCTATATTCCTGCCGTTTTACGCACCCTCTCAGCCTTTTTGGACCAGTACCCAGCAGTCAATCAGAAAAAATTGAAAGAATTGATTTAA
- the xerS gene encoding tyrosine recombinase XerS: MRRELLLEKIDQLKEIMPWYVLEYYQSKLSVPYSFTTLYEYLKEYRRFFEWLQDSDLVAVERIADIPLDVLEHLTKKDMEAFILYLRERPLLNANTTQNGVSQTTINRTLSALSSLFKYLTEEVENEQGEPYFYRNVMKKVSTKKKKETLAARAENIKQKLFLGDETMEFLDYVDKEYQGKLSKRALSSFQKNKERDLAILALLLASGVRLSEAVNLDLRDVNLNMMIIEVTRKGGKRDSVNVAGFAKPYLEAYMSIRQQRYKAEKTDTAFFLSEYRGLPNRIDASSIEKMVAKYSADFKIRVTPHKLRHTLATRLYDATKSQVLVSHQLGHANTQVTDLYTHIVNDEQKNALDQL, translated from the coding sequence CGCGAGTTATTATTGGAAAAAATTGATCAGCTGAAAGAAATCATGCCTTGGTATGTCTTGGAATATTATCAGTCCAAGTTGTCTGTGCCTTACAGTTTTACTACCTTATATGAATACTTGAAAGAATACCGTCGTTTTTTTGAGTGGTTACAGGATTCAGATTTAGTCGCTGTTGAACGGATTGCTGACATTCCGCTGGATGTTCTGGAACATCTGACCAAGAAAGATATGGAGGCCTTTATTCTATATCTGCGGGAGCGTCCCTTGCTGAACGCCAATACCACGCAGAATGGTGTGTCGCAGACCACCATTAACCGTACTCTCTCGGCCCTTTCTAGTCTCTTCAAGTATTTAACCGAAGAAGTGGAAAATGAGCAGGGCGAGCCCTACTTCTACCGCAATGTCATGAAGAAGGTGTCCACCAAGAAGAAGAAGGAAACCTTGGCGGCTCGGGCGGAGAACATCAAGCAAAAGCTCTTTTTGGGCGATGAAACGATGGAGTTCTTGGACTATGTTGATAAAGAATACCAGGGAAAGTTATCCAAACGTGCCCTCTCATCCTTCCAGAAAAATAAGGAGCGGGATTTGGCGATTCTGGCACTTCTCTTGGCTTCTGGCGTCCGTCTGTCAGAGGCGGTGAATTTGGACCTTCGAGATGTAAACCTCAATATGATGATCATCGAGGTGACGCGTAAGGGTGGTAAACGGGACTCGGTCAATGTGGCTGGTTTTGCTAAGCCCTATCTGGAAGCCTATATGAGCATCCGTCAGCAACGCTACAAGGCGGAAAAAACGGATACAGCCTTCTTCCTATCTGAATACCGTGGTCTGCCCAATCGTATCGACGCTTCTTCTATCGAAAAAATGGTTGCCAAATATTCTGCGGACTTCAAGATACGTGTGACACCCCACAAACTCCGTCACACGCTGGCAACACGGCTCTACGACGCCACCAAGTCGCAAGTTCTGGTCAGTCATCAGCTAGGACACGCCAATACCCAGGTCACCGACCTCTACACTCATATCGTCAACGATGAGCAGAAAAATGCTCTTGATCAGTTGTGA